The genome window GGTTTCGAGGTCATCGGATCGAATTCGAGTGATTCAAACATCCGCGCTTGAATATACTGCGGACAATTGCCAAAACTCTGTCCAACTTCGACATCGAAGCCATGGCTCTGGTGATTACGTACAATCCCATTTAAGCGATTGCGGCGACGTGTATGCAGCTCGATGCCGAGGCATCCAATATCAACCCCATTGCCTAGTGTGTGGGCTAAGGGATCGCCAAATAGAGGTTGAGCGTTAACGTGCAGGGTTTGTTCGTCGGGTGTGCTGAGAAACCCCGGTGGCCCCACTAAAATTGATGCCCAAGGACGCCCATCCCCATCGACAGTGCCCACCGTGACATAGGGCAATTGGGCAAAGAATTGGCGATGTTGCTCAGTTAAATACTCGCGGATGATACGTCGCCCTTGGCGATCGATGCGTTCTTGGGCTCCGACTTTGGCTTGAATTGCGAGCTCACCGGCGTGAAAGGGCGATGCGGCCTGTGACCAACCGGGGGATGTCATGGGTATGGCTCCGTGAGGATGAATGCGTTAAGCCGTAGCTGCGGCAAAAAGTTCCATGCGAATGCCACCCGGAATGGCAAACATCATATGTTTTGCCGGTCCATTGCCCAGGTTTTCGGGGGCAAATTCGATTTCGACACCAGCGGTTTGAGTCAGAGTTTGGTAGACAGATTGGAGGGTGGCAACATCGGTAACTTTGAGCGCGAAGTGGTGGAGTCCAACGTTGTGTTTACGATCGAATGGTGTTGCTGTTTCTGGATTGACGGCTTGCCATAGCGTCAGCATGATCGTTCCATCCGACACGAATACAGCTGGGTAGTCCGGTTTTTCACCAACTTGCTTAAATTCCAGCACATTGACAAAAAAATCGCGTGTGGCAGCGAGGTCAGGAACGGTGAATCCAATATGGTGTGCGCCTTGAGTGATTGCCATAATAATTTCCGGTGATTTGCTGAAGATATGAATCAATCAGTAGACAGATCTGTCTACTGATTCAGTATGTAGACAGATCTGTCTATTTGTCAATGGACTTTCTATCGGTTTTGATGATTTTGATTGGGTGTGAATTGCCTAAATGCGCTTTGGGTAAATGTTTCAGCGACTTGCTTTAACCCTGTAGGTGAGGGTTGTGTGACCGATAGTTACCCAACTGTAAGCCGTCTTGCCGGGTTCGCTAAGCGCCTTGTCAGCTAAAGCTCACGCTCTGATTTGGGCTCAGGTTCGTAGTCCGATAGGCAGATATTGGCTGTTTCAAACTGATCTTTGAGCATTCTGCGAAGCAACCGTTGAACATGGCGATGTTTTCCCGGTTTAACTTTGGTAATGGTTCGTAGTAGCACGAGGTTCTTGCCAAAGCGCTCTAGACCGTCGACTTGCGTTGTTTCAAGCACAATATCCGGCTGTTCATCACGTAGTTGCGCTCCGGTGGTGGCGATGATGTCATAGACCGTTTCGAGGGGAGTTGCGTAGGCGAGGGGAATATCAACTTTGGCGTAAATATATTGTTTGGAGTAGTTAACAACCGAGCCGATCTCGCCATTCCGGACAATTTGCAGTTGACCATCGGGATGACGCAGTTGGGTCGTGCGCAGTTCGATCGCTTCGACAATCCCTTCAACGGGCCGTTCTTCCAGCTTGCCCGCCGCGATATAGTCACCGACCAGATAGTAGTTCTCAAATAGGATCAAGAAGCCTGAAACAATATCTTCGATTAAGTTCTGCGCCCCAAATCCTACGGCAAGGCCCAAGATTCCTGCACCCGCCAGAATTGGGGTGGGGTCGATATTAATAATCCCGAGGATACGAACAATCAACCCGAAATAAACACTGTACTTCAGTGAACTCTTGAGCAATGGGGCAATCGTTAATCGCTGTTGCTTTTGAATATCCGTGAGACCCGCATCATGTTTGACAAATTCATCCACGGCTACAGTGACCGCGTCGATCGCGAAACGGGCGAAGAAGTAGGTGGCGATGATATTGATGCCGCGATCGGTATATTGAGAAAGCCAGGCGATCGACGTTGTACTCCGCAAAATAATACTGGCGATGCCGATGTAGATAATGAATTCTAAACAGCGTTTGAGCAGTGGAATGAGATTGCCGAGGCGGACATAAATATGGAGAATGTCATCGCTATCAAGCAGTTGTAAACTCAGGGCGTCTAGGGTGTCAATTAAAATGGGCATCGCTTTGACCACCAACAAGCCCAGCACCGTGATCAGATATGCGCTCAAAACCCAGTAAGCACCGCCGATGATGGCGGGTGAGAAGTTGAGTAACTGGGTACAGAGGATAACGGTCCAAATTGATGCACCAACGGCTGTAACTTGACTGAGGAAGTCAAAAAACAACCCGATGCTTTCATCGTTCGCCTGAATGCGATCGTAGTTTTTGGCAATTTTACTCAGGCGTTTGAGTACGTCATGAATGCCGGACAAGGCAAACTTCATCAGAAACGTGAGCAGGAGACATTTCGCGAGGGAAAGGATGAGTGTTTGCCAGAAATCTTGGGGTACTGCTTGCAGCCAGTTTTGCTGTATTTCTAGGACGCTATTGCCTTGGTACAGGATGTACCCATTCAGTGCGGCCACTGCTAAGCACAAAACTGTACATAGTAGGAGGAGAAATATGCCAATTTTGCGGCGATAACGGGCGGCGCGGCTTTGTTTATGGCTGATGCTTGAGGCGGCAACGGTTTTGAATATGGCACTGATTCCGGTATAAATCAGTGTGAATATGACCACCAATGTACTCAGTTGGATCGCCGTAACAATAATACTGATGGTCATATGTGCAACACAGGGAATCGGGTAAATGCAGCGCGATAACGCTTGATGCGATCGGGCTAATATCCCCTTCGCGCTTCACATGCTAGGGACACAAGATAACCGCCGTCAAAGTTTCAATCGTAAATTTAACATTTGGTGATTGGGCGTCAGCGAACGATCGCGGCTCAGTCGGGATTGCTTCTGGGGCTTGATCCTCAGAGGTGTTATCCCATTTAGGTTTGAGCGAATGTCATGTATTCTTTATTCGATCGTAATGATTCTGACATCTGGGTTGGTTAAGTTGGCTTAAATCTAAACGCTATGATGTCGCAGCCTCCCCCACCTGTGCCCTACTCGATTCAGGGCAGTCCGCGCAAGCACGGCAATGTTGAGGAAATTAAATACGCGGCATTGGGTGCCGAATTGTGGAAATCATATTTTTAACTGACGGGAATAAATCAAGGTGGCGCAAAAAAATGAGTTGATTTTCTAATTCATCGATCGAGAAATAATTGTCATACTCAGACCACACAGAGGTTTCAGTGGCGCTAAAATGCTAATCGCAAATCTTGGAATTTCCCTTGAAGGAGCCGAGGCAGAATTATGCGGGAGGTAAATGATTTTGAGAGAATACTGGCCCAATCGATGTACGCCTAAGCGGTAAAGTTGAACTTAAGCGAAATCAAGCAGGCAGTGCATGATCCAAGTGCGTTGCTATGTCTGTTTCCGGCTGATGGTTTAATTTGTGTTATGTGCTGGCTTGATTCTAGTGTTAAGCGCTAGAAAAATCTCGCAATAAAGAGAAAGTTGGTGATTCTCGCTATGCGTTTGAAAAATTTAGCGATGTCGTAGTTTTCAAGCTGATTTTGTTGATTTGATAGTTCGATTTTTCCTGTAATCTACCGCGTTATGCAATTTAT of Romeriopsis navalis LEGE 11480 contains these proteins:
- a CDS encoding pyridoxamine 5'-phosphate oxidase family protein, with the translated sequence MTSPGWSQAASPFHAGELAIQAKVGAQERIDRQGRRIIREYLTEQHRQFFAQLPYVTVGTVDGDGRPWASILVGPPGFLSTPDEQTLHVNAQPLFGDPLAHTLGNGVDIGCLGIELHTRRRNRLNGIVRNHQSHGFDVEVGQSFGNCPQYIQARMFESLEFDPMTSKPTQTIAAFSAIEQAMITAADTFFITTAYQAASAGMASGVDVSHRGGNPGFVRIDDDRTLTIPDFSGNFHFNTFGNLALNPRSGILFIDFTQGHLLYLTGTAEVIWEGDEITDYAGAERLLRFHLETGIRVEGSLPIRWSPPEFSPFLEKTGNWPSQS
- a CDS encoding VOC family protein is translated as MAITQGAHHIGFTVPDLAATRDFFVNVLEFKQVGEKPDYPAVFVSDGTIMLTLWQAVNPETATPFDRKHNVGLHHFALKVTDVATLQSVYQTLTQTAGVEIEFAPENLGNGPAKHMMFAIPGGIRMELFAAATA
- a CDS encoding mechanosensitive ion channel family protein; translation: MTISIIVTAIQLSTLVVIFTLIYTGISAIFKTVAASSISHKQSRAARYRRKIGIFLLLLCTVLCLAVAALNGYILYQGNSVLEIQQNWLQAVPQDFWQTLILSLAKCLLLTFLMKFALSGIHDVLKRLSKIAKNYDRIQANDESIGLFFDFLSQVTAVGASIWTVILCTQLLNFSPAIIGGAYWVLSAYLITVLGLLVVKAMPILIDTLDALSLQLLDSDDILHIYVRLGNLIPLLKRCLEFIIYIGIASIILRSTTSIAWLSQYTDRGINIIATYFFARFAIDAVTVAVDEFVKHDAGLTDIQKQQRLTIAPLLKSSLKYSVYFGLIVRILGIINIDPTPILAGAGILGLAVGFGAQNLIEDIVSGFLILFENYYLVGDYIAAGKLEERPVEGIVEAIELRTTQLRHPDGQLQIVRNGEIGSVVNYSKQYIYAKVDIPLAYATPLETVYDIIATTGAQLRDEQPDIVLETTQVDGLERFGKNLVLLRTITKVKPGKHRHVQRLLRRMLKDQFETANICLSDYEPEPKSEREL